The Hymenobacter baengnokdamensis genome includes a region encoding these proteins:
- a CDS encoding alpha/beta hydrolase family protein codes for MLHKLLLPLLALLALRAAAQTPIPNVIDWKAPATLPTYLLQQLHQQYAPRRAALDQALTSAAGAQAYRDSARARFRRVLGPLPARTPLRARVAGTVAQRGFNIENILYESTPHHHVTANLYLPAGQGRKPAVLLFCGHENTSKATPSYQQTARLFARNGFVVLVIDPVSQGERMQLTDAAGKSLTRGGTTEHTLLNAEANLLGRTLPAAELWDNVRGLDYLLTRPEVDAGRVGCLGNSGGATQTAYFMGYDDRVQVAALCSYVAAGERNLTATGPADGCVMLPGAGAAGLDVADWPIMFAPKPVLLLTGRYDFVDQTEMEAAFADMRRAYTALGAAEKTDLFTYDDGHGISAPKRAAAVAWFRRWLHVSGPLVPEDASPVLPEGTLRCTATGQVNTSFKDEETLPATYLAEARALAASRPSYSPDALAKAVHRELGISNQRGVTTSIDQRDTLQLPGGQNWQNLVLRRTGEPPLPARLLLPAGPAPTARLVLWLPDRGMAATLRDSAARLAAYQRQGTAVLLADLRGLGETTDPAAFNDPKFYNQEYRDALLALLTGRPLLAQRVMDVSILLSFIRNDSRLGQLPILLRADGRATLVALHAALLSSRVAKEPATLATDQPGTSPASAFGPQIEQVQVSGGPPSFRYFLENPTAKDAYSEVLPGVLRYYDVPDLRRALGSRLLLR; via the coding sequence ATGCTGCATAAGTTGCTACTGCCCCTACTGGCTCTGCTGGCCCTGCGAGCCGCCGCCCAAACCCCCATCCCCAACGTCATCGACTGGAAAGCGCCGGCCACGCTGCCCACCTACCTCTTGCAGCAGCTGCACCAGCAATACGCCCCGCGCCGGGCGGCGCTCGACCAGGCGCTGACCTCGGCGGCGGGCGCGCAGGCCTACCGCGACTCGGCGCGGGCGCGCTTCCGGCGGGTGCTGGGGCCGCTGCCGGCCCGCACGCCGCTGCGGGCGCGGGTAGCGGGCACGGTAGCGCAGCGCGGGTTTAATATAGAAAATATACTATATGAAAGCACCCCGCATCACCACGTCACGGCCAACCTCTACCTGCCCGCCGGACAGGGCCGCAAACCGGCGGTGCTGCTGTTTTGCGGGCACGAGAATACCAGCAAGGCCACGCCCTCTTACCAGCAAACGGCGCGGCTCTTCGCCCGCAACGGCTTTGTGGTGCTCGTCATTGACCCGGTTTCGCAGGGCGAAAGAATGCAACTGACCGATGCGGCCGGTAAGTCGCTCACGCGCGGCGGCACCACCGAGCACACGCTGCTCAATGCGGAGGCCAACCTGCTGGGCCGCACCCTGCCCGCCGCCGAGCTCTGGGACAACGTGCGCGGCCTCGACTACCTGCTGACCCGCCCGGAGGTAGATGCCGGCCGCGTGGGCTGCCTCGGCAACTCGGGCGGGGCCACCCAAACCGCCTATTTTATGGGCTATGACGACCGCGTGCAGGTAGCGGCGCTGTGCAGCTACGTAGCCGCCGGCGAGCGCAACCTCACCGCCACCGGTCCGGCCGATGGCTGCGTGATGCTGCCGGGTGCCGGCGCGGCCGGCCTCGACGTGGCCGACTGGCCCATTATGTTCGCGCCCAAGCCGGTGCTGCTGCTCACGGGCCGCTACGACTTCGTGGACCAGACCGAGATGGAAGCGGCTTTTGCCGACATGCGCCGCGCTTATACAGCTTTGGGTGCCGCTGAAAAAACCGACCTCTTCACCTACGACGATGGCCACGGCATCTCGGCCCCGAAGCGGGCGGCGGCGGTGGCCTGGTTTCGGCGCTGGCTGCACGTAAGCGGGCCGCTGGTGCCCGAAGACGCCTCGCCAGTCCTGCCCGAAGGAACGTTGCGCTGCACCGCTACCGGGCAGGTCAACACCAGCTTTAAAGACGAAGAAACCCTGCCGGCTACTTACCTGGCCGAAGCACGGGCATTGGCGGCCAGCCGACCCAGCTACTCGCCTGATGCCCTGGCCAAAGCGGTTCACCGGGAGCTGGGCATCAGCAACCAAAGAGGCGTCACTACCAGCATCGACCAGCGCGATACCCTACAGCTGCCCGGTGGCCAGAACTGGCAAAACCTGGTGCTGCGCCGCACCGGCGAGCCACCGCTGCCCGCCCGGCTCCTGCTGCCCGCCGGCCCGGCTCCTACGGCCCGCCTCGTGCTCTGGCTACCCGACCGGGGCATGGCCGCTACCCTGCGCGACAGCGCCGCCCGCCTGGCCGCCTACCAGCGCCAGGGCACGGCCGTGCTGCTGGCCGACCTACGCGGCCTGGGCGAAACCACTGACCCGGCCGCCTTCAACGACCCCAAGTTTTACAACCAAGAATACCGCGATGCGCTGCTGGCGCTGCTCACCGGCCGGCCACTGCTGGCGCAGCGCGTGATGGATGTAAGTATTCTTCTCTCCTTTATTCGCAACGACAGCCGGCTGGGGCAGCTGCCCATTCTGCTGCGGGCCGATGGCCGGGCGACCCTGGTGGCGCTGCACGCGGCGCTGTTAAGCTCTCGCGTGGCGAAGGAGCCGGCTACGTTAGCCACTGACCAGCCGGGCACCAGCCCGGCCAGCGCATTCGGCCCCCAAATCGAGCAGGTGCAGGTGAGCGGCGGGCCGCCTTCGTTCCGGTATTTTCTCGAAAACCCCACCGCCAAGGACGCTTATTCGGAGGTGCTCCCCGGCGTGCTGCGCTACTACGATGTACCCGACCTGCGCCGGGCGCTGGGCAGCCGATTATTACTTAGGTAA
- a CDS encoding cytochrome P450, whose product MKTSWPQVPRLLTLRNSLKAARNPIGALTELLARYGDTVRLYMGGVRPTVVTRDPALIQHIVQKNHRRYHKSDLTHGLVRYLGRGLLTNEGADWLRQRRLVQPGFHRQRLAGLTRLMRAVADEWVAELDVQTSLAAGVELDTHAATTRVAFRIIARSVFGSSLDESQLAKLNDWLTAIQAFYVNTLRQPYLRPWHWLRGNYERHDQLATHLRELVRGAIRQHQAAQAAAAPGTPPPDDLLQMLLEARYEDTGEGMTENQLLDELNILLVAGHETSANALAWAFYLLARHPEIQARLVAEIEAALPAGQSPEFADLARLPYALQVVQEAMRLYPPAWIMSREAAEDDEFQGQPIAKGTLFSLYLYGLHHHPALWPEAEAFRPERFAAGAQPPLPTYGYLPFGGGPRLCVGNQFALTELQLVLIQTLRRYRVVPAGPEVPGLAPLITLRPSGKLPLRFERRETAA is encoded by the coding sequence TTGAAAACATCCTGGCCGCAGGTGCCGCGCCTGCTCACGCTGCGCAACTCGCTGAAAGCGGCCCGCAACCCGATTGGGGCCCTTACCGAGCTGCTGGCGCGCTACGGCGACACGGTGCGCCTGTACATGGGCGGCGTGCGGCCCACGGTGGTGACCCGCGACCCGGCCCTGATTCAGCACATCGTGCAGAAAAACCACCGGCGCTATCATAAGTCCGACCTCACGCACGGGCTGGTGCGCTACCTGGGCCGGGGCCTGCTCACCAACGAGGGGGCCGACTGGCTGCGCCAGCGGCGGCTGGTGCAGCCCGGCTTTCACCGGCAGCGCCTGGCCGGCCTCACACGCCTCATGCGCGCCGTGGCCGACGAGTGGGTAGCCGAGCTGGACGTGCAAACGAGCCTGGCAGCAGGCGTAGAACTGGACACGCACGCCGCCACTACGCGGGTAGCTTTCCGCATTATTGCCCGCTCGGTATTTGGCAGCAGCCTCGACGAAAGCCAGCTGGCAAAGCTCAACGACTGGCTCACCGCCATTCAGGCTTTTTATGTGAATACCCTGCGGCAGCCTTACCTGCGGCCCTGGCATTGGCTGCGCGGCAATTATGAGCGCCACGACCAGCTGGCTACGCACCTGCGCGAGCTGGTGCGCGGGGCCATTCGGCAGCACCAGGCGGCGCAGGCCGCCGCGGCCCCCGGTACACCCCCGCCCGACGACCTGCTGCAAATGCTGCTGGAAGCCCGCTACGAAGACACCGGTGAGGGCATGACCGAAAACCAGCTGCTCGACGAGCTGAACATCCTGCTGGTGGCCGGCCACGAAACCTCGGCCAATGCCCTGGCCTGGGCGTTTTACCTGCTGGCTCGCCACCCCGAAATTCAGGCCCGGCTGGTGGCGGAGATTGAGGCGGCGCTGCCGGCCGGGCAAAGCCCCGAGTTTGCCGACCTGGCCCGCCTGCCCTACGCCCTGCAAGTGGTGCAGGAAGCCATGCGCCTCTACCCGCCAGCCTGGATAATGTCGCGCGAGGCGGCCGAAGACGACGAGTTTCAGGGCCAGCCCATTGCCAAAGGGACACTGTTTTCGCTTTACCTCTACGGCCTGCACCACCACCCGGCGCTGTGGCCCGAGGCCGAGGCATTCCGGCCCGAGCGCTTTGCGGCCGGGGCGCAGCCACCGCTGCCCACCTATGGCTACCTGCCCTTCGGCGGCGGGCCGCGCCTGTGCGTGGGCAATCAGTTTGCCCTCACCGAGCTGCAGCTCGTCCTCATTCAAACGCTGCGGCGCTACCGCGTGGTGCCGGCCGGCCCCGAGGTACCGGGCCTGGCTCCGCTTATTACGCTGCGGCCCAGCGGCAAATTGCCCCTGCGCTTTGAGCGGCGCGAAACAGCCGCATGA
- a CDS encoding ATP-dependent Clp protease adaptor ClpS — protein MAFPATRPQIDYEDDVLLLEEEQELRTLVVYNDDVNTFDHVIQTLIDVCGHEPEQAEQCTLLIHYKGKCAVKNGTFDELAPRCSAIHDRGISADIV, from the coding sequence ATGGCTTTCCCCGCTACCCGCCCGCAGATTGATTACGAAGACGATGTACTGCTGCTCGAAGAAGAGCAGGAGCTGCGCACGCTCGTGGTGTACAACGACGACGTGAACACGTTCGACCACGTTATCCAGACGCTCATCGATGTGTGCGGCCACGAGCCCGAGCAGGCCGAGCAATGCACCCTGCTTATTCATTATAAGGGCAAGTGCGCGGTCAAAAACGGCACCTTCGACGAGCTGGCCCCGCGCTGCTCGGCCATCCACGACCGGGGCATCTCGGCCGATATCGTTTAG
- the recR gene encoding recombination mediator RecR: MDFPSKLIENAVVELSRLPGIGKKTALRLALHLLKAESDTTANLAEALAKMRFDITYCRTCHSISDSEECTICANQLRDHAQVCVVADVRDVIAIENTGQYKGVYHVLGGVISPIEGIGPADLQVDSLVARAAAEDSEIREIILAISPTMEGDTTAFYLSRRLRDFENIHLSTIARGIPMGGELEYADEITLGRSIVERQRQAR, translated from the coding sequence ATGGATTTTCCTTCCAAACTTATTGAAAACGCGGTAGTAGAGCTGTCGCGCCTGCCCGGCATCGGCAAAAAAACGGCTCTGCGCCTGGCTTTGCACCTGCTGAAGGCCGAAAGCGATACCACGGCCAACCTGGCCGAGGCGCTGGCCAAAATGCGCTTCGATATCACGTACTGCCGCACCTGCCACAGTATTTCGGACAGCGAAGAGTGTACTATCTGCGCCAACCAGCTGCGCGACCACGCCCAGGTGTGCGTGGTGGCCGACGTGCGCGACGTTATCGCCATCGAAAACACGGGCCAGTACAAGGGCGTGTATCATGTGCTGGGCGGCGTTATCTCGCCCATCGAGGGTATCGGCCCGGCCGATTTGCAGGTCGATTCGCTGGTGGCCCGCGCGGCGGCCGAAGACTCGGAAATCCGGGAGATTATCCTGGCCATCTCGCCCACCATGGAGGGCGACACCACGGCTTTCTACCTTTCGCGCCGCCTGCGCGACTTCGAAAATATTCACCTCAGTACCATTGCCCGCGGCATTCCGATGGGCGGCGAGCTGGAATATGCCGATGAGATTACCCTGGGCCGCTCGATAGTAGAGCGCCAGCGCCAGGCGCGGTAG
- a CDS encoding glycosyltransferase family 2 protein produces MVKLSVVIVNYNVCYFLEQTLLSVRTAVAALGQPAEVFVVDNNSADSSVAMVRARFPEVILLANQDNPGFSKANNQALRLATGQYQLLLNPDTLVEEDTFRRCCDFMDAHPRCGGLGVQMLDGQGRFLPESKRGLPTPAVAFYKIFGLASLFPKSRTFGRYHLGFLAKDQAHEIEVLSGAFMLLRKTALDQVGLLDEDYFMYGEDIDLSYRLTRGGWQNWYFPGARILHYKGESTKRTSVNYVFVFYRAMVIFAQKHFAPNRAGLFSALINSAIWLRAGAAVAQRLATAAAPVLLDTGLLYAGMYALKVYWETNQKYVRMPYPPQYMLVAVPLYIAVWLTTTWLSGGYDQPARTSRVVRGLAVGTVLISAATNFFDNWRFSKALIVLGGVWAAAALIARRLFSHWLRHGNLRLSEGRAKTVAIVGSASESQRVRQLLGAAQVPAKIIGYLTPVPLPAALPVPPDHLGTVAELPALLRLYGLTELIFCGQDLPASQIIDLMARLPAEPVVTYKILPAGSQYIIGSSDKDAPGDYYALDRSWQLSQPAQRRNKRLLDLVASLTILAASPLLAWGQFRPGGLLRNVWLVLRGRRSWVGLRYLPEAGSHPAVLSPADTAAAETLLSEATRCRLELLYAQDYEPSLDLGILARGWRRLGGSS; encoded by the coding sequence GTGGTGAAGCTGTCCGTCGTCATTGTTAATTACAATGTCTGCTACTTTCTGGAGCAGACGCTGCTTTCGGTGCGCACGGCCGTAGCGGCGCTGGGCCAGCCAGCCGAGGTGTTTGTGGTCGATAATAATTCGGCTGACAGCTCGGTGGCGATGGTGCGTGCGCGCTTTCCCGAAGTCATTTTGCTTGCCAACCAGGATAATCCGGGTTTTTCGAAAGCCAACAACCAGGCCCTGCGGCTGGCTACCGGCCAGTACCAGCTGCTGCTCAACCCCGACACGCTGGTAGAGGAAGACACCTTTCGGCGCTGCTGCGACTTTATGGATGCGCACCCGCGCTGCGGCGGCCTGGGCGTGCAGATGCTCGATGGCCAGGGCCGGTTTTTGCCCGAAAGCAAGCGCGGGCTGCCCACGCCGGCCGTGGCGTTTTATAAGATTTTCGGGCTGGCGAGCCTTTTTCCGAAGTCGCGCACGTTTGGGCGCTACCACCTGGGCTTTCTGGCTAAAGACCAGGCCCACGAGATTGAGGTGCTGAGCGGGGCATTTATGCTGCTGCGCAAAACCGCGCTCGACCAGGTAGGGCTGCTCGACGAAGACTATTTTATGTACGGCGAGGACATTGACCTCTCGTATCGCCTCACGCGGGGCGGCTGGCAAAACTGGTACTTTCCGGGCGCCCGCATTCTGCACTACAAGGGCGAAAGCACCAAGCGCACGAGCGTTAACTACGTGTTTGTGTTTTACCGGGCCATGGTCATTTTTGCCCAAAAGCACTTTGCCCCGAACCGGGCCGGCCTGTTTTCGGCGCTGATTAACAGCGCCATCTGGCTGCGGGCAGGCGCGGCCGTGGCGCAGCGCCTGGCCACGGCCGCCGCCCCGGTACTGCTCGACACGGGCTTGCTCTACGCGGGCATGTATGCCCTCAAAGTATACTGGGAAACCAACCAGAAGTACGTGCGCATGCCCTACCCGCCGCAGTACATGCTGGTGGCGGTGCCGCTCTACATTGCCGTGTGGCTGACTACCACCTGGCTAAGCGGGGGCTACGACCAGCCGGCCCGCACCAGCCGCGTGGTGCGGGGCCTGGCCGTAGGCACAGTGCTGATTTCAGCGGCCACCAATTTTTTTGATAACTGGCGCTTTTCCAAGGCGCTTATCGTGCTGGGCGGCGTGTGGGCAGCCGCTGCCCTCATTGCCCGGCGGCTGTTTAGCCACTGGCTGCGCCACGGCAACCTGCGCCTGAGCGAAGGCCGGGCAAAAACCGTGGCTATCGTTGGCTCAGCTTCCGAAAGCCAGCGCGTGCGCCAGCTGCTCGGCGCTGCGCAGGTACCTGCCAAAATTATCGGCTACCTCACGCCCGTGCCGCTACCCGCCGCGCTGCCTGTGCCCCCCGACCACCTGGGTACGGTGGCCGAGCTGCCGGCCCTGCTGCGGCTCTATGGCCTTACGGAGCTTATTTTTTGCGGCCAGGACCTGCCCGCCAGCCAGATTATCGACCTCATGGCCCGCCTGCCAGCCGAGCCGGTTGTGACGTATAAGATTCTGCCGGCCGGCAGCCAGTACATTATCGGCAGCAGCGATAAGGATGCGCCCGGCGACTACTACGCCCTCGACCGCTCGTGGCAGCTGAGCCAGCCGGCCCAGCGCCGCAACAAGCGCCTGCTCGACTTGGTCGCCTCCCTCACGATACTAGCTGCCAGCCCTTTACTGGCCTGGGGGCAGTTCCGGCCGGGCGGCCTGCTGCGCAATGTCTGGCTAGTGCTGCGGGGCCGGCGTAGCTGGGTAGGACTACGCTACCTGCCCGAAGCCGGCTCCCATCCCGCCGTGCTCTCGCCCGCCGACACCGCCGCTGCCGAGACACTGCTTTCTGAGGCTACCCGCTGCCGCCTGGAGCTGCTTTATGCGCAGGATTATGAGCCCAGCCTCGACCTGGGCATATTGGCCCGGGGCTGGCGCCGACTCGGCGGCTCGTCATAA
- a CDS encoding pyridoxal phosphate-dependent aminotransferase, which translates to MTPSASAATAPADPSAYFADRILQIQESATIAMAKKSRELAAQGVDVINLSFGEPDFQTPQYIKDAAKKAIDDGYTFYTPVPGYLDLRQAICDKLLRDNELTYQPSQIVVSTGAKQALSNIIMTLINPGDEVIIFSPYWVSYAAQVELAEGVAVPIMGSLHNDYKVTAAEFAAAITPRTKAVMYSSPCNPTGAVFSRQELGAIADVLAQHPGIFAIADEIYEYINFTNEHVSLAQFAQVKDQVITINGFSKGYAMTGWRLGYLAAHPAVAAACEKLQSQVTSGTCSIAQRAGLAALQGGRASADEMVRAYRRRRDLVLELVKDIPGLVTPTPDGAFYIFPDVTAFFGRTAPDGSVITNSSDLTLYLLRDAHVAAVSGDSFGAPDCVRFSTAAADAKLTEAFARIKKSLAGLRY; encoded by the coding sequence ATGACCCCTAGTGCTTCTGCGGCTACTGCCCCGGCCGACCCAAGTGCCTATTTCGCCGACCGCATTCTTCAGATTCAGGAGTCGGCTACCATCGCCATGGCCAAGAAAAGCCGCGAGCTGGCTGCGCAGGGCGTCGATGTGATTAACCTGAGCTTCGGCGAGCCCGATTTTCAGACGCCGCAGTACATAAAGGATGCGGCCAAGAAGGCGATTGACGACGGCTACACGTTTTATACGCCGGTACCCGGCTACCTCGACCTGCGCCAGGCTATTTGCGATAAACTCTTGCGCGACAACGAGTTGACCTACCAGCCCAGCCAGATTGTAGTGAGCACCGGAGCCAAGCAGGCGCTCAGCAATATCATCATGACGCTGATAAACCCTGGCGATGAGGTCATTATTTTCTCGCCCTATTGGGTAAGCTACGCCGCTCAGGTGGAGCTGGCCGAGGGCGTGGCCGTGCCCATTATGGGTAGCCTGCACAACGACTACAAGGTGACGGCTGCTGAGTTTGCCGCGGCCATCACGCCGCGCACCAAGGCTGTCATGTACTCCTCGCCCTGCAACCCAACCGGGGCCGTGTTCAGCCGCCAGGAATTAGGGGCCATTGCCGATGTGCTGGCGCAGCACCCCGGCATCTTTGCCATTGCCGATGAGATTTATGAATATATAAATTTTACCAATGAGCACGTAAGCCTGGCCCAGTTTGCACAGGTGAAAGACCAGGTAATCACCATCAATGGCTTCTCGAAGGGCTACGCCATGACGGGCTGGCGCCTGGGCTACCTGGCTGCGCACCCGGCCGTGGCTGCCGCCTGCGAAAAGCTCCAAAGCCAGGTTACTTCCGGTACCTGCTCCATCGCGCAGCGCGCCGGCCTGGCGGCCCTGCAAGGCGGCCGCGCCTCGGCCGATGAGATGGTGCGGGCCTACCGCCGCCGCCGTGACCTGGTGCTGGAACTGGTAAAAGACATTCCGGGCCTCGTCACGCCCACGCCCGACGGCGCATTTTATATCTTCCCCGATGTGACGGCTTTCTTCGGACGCACCGCGCCCGATGGCAGTGTTATTACTAATTCGTCGGACCTGACGCTCTACCTGCTGCGCGACGCGCACGTGGCCGCCGTGAGCGGTGACTCATTTGGCGCCCCGGATTGCGTTCGATTCAGCACCGCCGCCGCCGATGCTAAGCTGACGGAGGCCTTTGCGCGCATTAAGAAAAGCCTGGCCGGCTTAAGGTACTAA
- a CDS encoding ABC-F family ATP-binding cassette domain-containing protein, translated as MNLLSAENISKNYADRWLFQNLNFGLQQGQRIAFVGINGTGKTTLMRVLAGLENPDTGLVTRRQGIRVTYLGQQPVFDESLSVEETIFASQNDTLRAVKDYEHVVNDPNHDPDDLQRVMERMDNLNAWDYESQVQQILGKLGILGELLTRNVSKLSGGQRKRVALARVLIEEPDVLLLDEPTNHLDLATIEWLENRLNSPSLTLLMVTHDRYFLDKVANEIVELDKGTMYRYQGNYAYFVEKKAERELREATEVEKARNLFRKELEWMRRMPQARGTKQKARIDAFYITKEKASTNLSKQQLELSVKTTRQGGKIIEAEHLNKKFGDKVVLDDFSYVFKKKDRIGLVGPNGAGKSTLLNMLTGKLQPDSGTVDVGQTTVFGYYTQTELEFDPSQRVIDIVKEVAEVVELANGDVLTASQFLTLFLFPPAQQYTLVSKLSGGEKRRLQLLRVLVKNPNFLILDEPTNDLDLSTLNILEDFLLNFSGCLLIVSHDRYFLDNLAEHLFVLEPGGAVLNFPGNYTDYRDYLAERETEAALEAEEKAAKAARAAAKTAPAAPAPVPVAGPAKRRASFAEKKEFEQLEKDIASLEKEKELLVANLATGQGSRQELIDWPARLQAVDKELDKKGERWLELSDFV; from the coding sequence ATGAATTTGCTATCTGCCGAGAATATCTCGAAGAACTACGCCGACCGCTGGCTGTTTCAAAACCTGAACTTTGGGCTGCAGCAAGGGCAGCGCATCGCCTTTGTGGGCATCAACGGCACGGGCAAAACCACCCTTATGCGCGTGCTGGCGGGCCTCGAAAACCCCGATACCGGCCTGGTAACGCGCCGCCAGGGCATCCGGGTGACCTACCTGGGCCAGCAGCCGGTATTCGACGAAAGCCTGAGCGTGGAGGAAACCATCTTCGCCAGCCAGAACGATACGCTGCGGGCGGTGAAGGACTACGAGCACGTCGTCAACGACCCCAACCACGACCCCGACGACCTGCAGCGCGTGATGGAGCGCATGGATAACCTCAACGCCTGGGACTATGAGTCGCAGGTGCAGCAGATTTTGGGCAAGCTGGGCATCCTGGGCGAGCTGCTGACGCGCAACGTGAGCAAGCTCTCGGGCGGGCAGCGCAAGCGCGTGGCGCTGGCCCGCGTGCTCATCGAAGAGCCCGACGTGCTGCTGCTCGACGAGCCCACCAACCACCTCGACCTGGCTACCATCGAATGGCTCGAAAATCGCCTCAACTCGCCCAGCCTCACGCTGTTGATGGTGACCCACGACCGCTACTTCCTGGATAAAGTAGCCAACGAGATTGTGGAGCTCGACAAGGGAACCATGTACCGCTACCAGGGCAACTACGCCTACTTTGTGGAGAAAAAAGCCGAGCGCGAGCTGCGTGAGGCCACCGAGGTAGAAAAGGCCCGCAACCTCTTCCGCAAGGAATTGGAGTGGATGCGCCGCATGCCCCAGGCGCGCGGCACCAAGCAGAAGGCCCGCATCGACGCCTTCTACATTACCAAGGAAAAAGCCAGCACCAACCTCAGCAAGCAACAGCTGGAGCTGAGCGTGAAAACCACCCGACAGGGCGGCAAAATTATTGAGGCCGAACATCTTAACAAGAAATTCGGCGATAAGGTGGTGCTGGATGATTTCAGCTACGTGTTTAAGAAAAAGGACCGCATTGGCCTGGTGGGACCGAACGGGGCCGGAAAATCTACTTTATTGAATATGTTGACGGGCAAGCTTCAGCCCGACAGCGGCACCGTAGACGTGGGCCAGACCACCGTATTTGGCTACTACACCCAGACCGAGCTGGAGTTTGACCCCTCACAGCGCGTGATTGACATCGTGAAGGAAGTGGCCGAAGTAGTGGAGCTGGCCAACGGCGATGTGCTCACGGCCAGCCAGTTTCTGACGCTGTTTCTTTTTCCGCCGGCCCAGCAGTACACGCTGGTAAGCAAGCTGAGCGGGGGTGAGAAGCGCCGCCTGCAGCTGCTGCGCGTGCTGGTGAAAAACCCCAACTTCCTCATTCTCGACGAGCCTACCAACGACCTCGACCTGAGCACGCTCAACATCCTGGAAGACTTTCTGCTCAACTTCTCGGGCTGCCTGCTCATCGTGAGCCACGACCGCTACTTCCTCGATAACCTGGCCGAGCACCTGTTTGTGCTGGAGCCGGGCGGGGCCGTGCTCAACTTTCCCGGCAACTACACCGACTACCGCGACTACCTGGCCGAGCGCGAAACCGAGGCTGCCCTCGAAGCCGAGGAAAAAGCCGCCAAGGCCGCCCGCGCCGCCGCTAAAACAGCGCCCGCTGCCCCGGCACCGGTACCAGTTGCCGGGCCTGCTAAGCGCCGCGCCTCCTTCGCCGAGAAAAAGGAGTTTGAGCAACTAGAGAAGGATATTGCCTCTTTGGAGAAAGAAAAGGAGCTGCTAGTAGCCAACCTGGCCACCGGCCAGGGCTCGCGCCAGGAGTTGATTGACTGGCCGGCCCGCTTACAGGCGGTTGATAAAGAGCTGGATAAAAAAGGGGAGCGCTGGCTGGAGCTGAGCGACTTTGTGTAG
- a CDS encoding zinc-dependent peptidase: protein MSFSFVLAAVVLLGPLLLFYRYLTADRRRRAAALALAFPDAWRTLLSTHVAFYNGLEPAERVRFEQGMQLFLARTRLTGIQTEVDDLTRILTAAAAVIPVFGFPGWEYPTLHEVLIVPDAWQLATRADQEVLPLQGTLLGSVQRFQTSQYMRLSRAALVQGFADAEDRRNVGVHEFAHLVDEADGQIDGIPATGLPPALRRPWAEVMQRELAAIRAGHSDIDAYGGTSEAEFFAVVNEYFFERPEKLRENHPELFDLLSQALHQHPEQTLTAHGNHLDPRQWLRQLRAKKKVLGRNSPCPCGSGKKYKECHMNAAV, encoded by the coding sequence ATGTCTTTTTCTTTCGTACTGGCCGCTGTGGTATTGCTGGGCCCGCTGCTGCTTTTTTACCGCTACCTCACGGCCGACCGACGCCGCCGGGCGGCCGCCCTGGCTCTTGCCTTTCCTGATGCCTGGCGCACACTGCTAAGCACGCACGTCGCCTTTTACAACGGCCTGGAGCCCGCCGAGCGGGTTCGCTTCGAGCAGGGCATGCAGCTGTTTCTGGCCCGCACGCGGCTTACGGGCATTCAAACCGAAGTCGATGACCTGACGCGGATACTCACGGCTGCCGCGGCGGTTATCCCCGTCTTTGGGTTTCCCGGCTGGGAATACCCGACGCTGCACGAGGTACTGATAGTACCCGACGCCTGGCAGCTCGCAACCCGGGCCGACCAGGAGGTATTGCCTTTGCAGGGCACCCTGCTGGGCTCGGTGCAGCGCTTTCAGACCTCGCAGTACATGCGCCTGTCGCGGGCCGCGCTGGTACAGGGCTTCGCCGATGCCGAAGACCGCCGCAACGTGGGGGTGCACGAGTTTGCCCACCTTGTAGACGAGGCCGATGGGCAGATAGACGGCATACCTGCCACGGGCCTGCCCCCCGCGCTGCGCCGCCCCTGGGCCGAGGTAATGCAGCGCGAGCTGGCCGCCATCCGGGCCGGGCACTCCGACATCGACGCCTACGGCGGCACCAGTGAAGCCGAGTTTTTTGCGGTAGTAAATGAGTATTTTTTCGAGCGACCCGAAAAGCTCCGGGAAAACCATCCCGAGCTGTTCGACTTGCTCAGCCAGGCCCTGCACCAGCACCCCGAGCAAACCCTGACCGCCCACGGCAATCACCTCGACCCGCGCCAGTGGCTACGCCAGCTGCGGGCCAAGAAGAAGGTACTGGGCCGCAACTCGCCCTGCCCCTGCGGCAGCGGGAAGAAATATAAGGAATGTCATATGAATGCCGCTGTATAG
- a CDS encoding MGMT family protein: protein MKKPAALPPAVRAPERNYFADVHEVVRLVPPGRVTSYGAIAHYLGARHGSRAVGYALMAANLDAATLQKDAPVPAHRVVNRLGQLTGRHHFPTPTAMQERLEAEGVRVVDDVVVDFKKLYWDPAVEMG from the coding sequence ATGAAAAAACCTGCCGCTTTACCGCCTGCTGTCCGGGCTCCCGAGCGCAACTACTTTGCCGATGTGCACGAGGTAGTACGGCTGGTGCCGCCGGGCCGCGTCACGAGCTACGGCGCCATCGCGCACTACCTGGGGGCCCGGCACGGCTCGCGGGCCGTAGGCTACGCGCTCATGGCCGCCAACCTCGACGCGGCTACGCTCCAAAAAGATGCGCCCGTGCCCGCCCACCGCGTGGTAAACCGGCTGGGCCAGCTTACCGGGCGCCACCATTTTCCTACTCCCACCGCCATGCAGGAGCGGCTCGAAGCCGAAGGCGTGCGGGTAGTGGACGACGTGGTGGTCGATTTCAAAAAGCTGTACTGGGACCCGGCCGTGGAGATGGGGTAG